DNA from Sorangium aterium:
GGGTCGGGCCGGTAGAGCCCACGACGGATGGCGTTCCAGGCGTTGAGCAACACCTCGGCTTCCACGTCGCGGCGGTCGCGCTTCGGGATGCCGGCGAGCGTCGCGAGGACGATGCCGCGCTCGGCCATGATCGCCTCGATCGTCGGCCGCTTCCGTGGATGTCGCGCGGCAGGCGGGCGGCGGCCGGTTTCGGTGCTGGACCGCCGTGCTCGGCGGTGAAGGAAGCGATCGGGGTGATGGGTGGGGTTGTCGTTGGACGGATCGATCTGTTGGCCCTTTTCGGGCCGCGGGCGTAGCTTCGCCATGTCGGACCTCGTTCCGCGGGGTTCCGGCCACGCTCCCCGGTCGGTTGCCGCCGACGCGGGGAGCACTTTTTGTGGTCCGTACAGGGTACGCACGCATCCTGCAGACCGTCAACGAAATACAGACGATCGTCTGTTAATCCGGCAAGCGCGTGGCGCTACGCCTGCGGGCGTGAGTAGCGCCCGAGTCAACACGGTGCTGATGTACGTGGCGGCGAACGTCCGACGGATTCGGCTCAAGCGCGACATGACTCAAGAGGCGCTGGCCGAAGCTGCCGACCTGCATCTGACCTTCATTCAGCGCATCGAAGCCGGTCGCGTGAACCCGAGTGTTGGTGTCCTCGTGCAGCTCGCCGATGCACTTGAGGTGTCTCCGGGGATCCTGCTGCGCCCCGCAACGATGCCTGAGGTAAAACGAGGTCGTCCGCGAAAGGCGCCGGAGTGACAGGCGCCTTGGGTTCACGGTCGCCGCTGGTATCTCCGCGCGTCGCTCTCCGCTCCGAGCAGAGATAGCGCTGCAACGGCGTCATCGTCAGACATGCCCGACTGTCCCGACATGATGCGGGCGATCTTCTCGCTGGTCGTGAGCCCGGCGAGCGGCGAAGCGTGACCGACCAGCCGCGCGTGCTCGGCGCGCTCCGCTTGCTCGTCGCGCCCAGCGCACTCCTTCGCGAGCGCCGCGCCGTGGATCGCCTCGTACACATCCGCGGCCCCATGCTGGCCGGCAGCCCGCAGCTGAGCCAGTCTCGCGAGATGCGGCGTCTCGAGCGGCGCTGTCGCCATGACAGGCGCGCCGACGTTCGCGAGCTCCAGGGCGAGCACGCGCGCGCTGCGCTCGGCTTCGATCGCCCTCGCGTGAAGCGTTTCGTACATCGTCGCGGTGGTGATCTTCCCTTCGGCTTTGAACCTCTCCAGTTGGTCGAGGTGCGGCGCCGGGACGAGGTGCGGCTCGATGCGGTAGCCGTTGTCTCTGGCGAACACTACCGCGGCGTCGGGCTGGTCGTTCGCGACGAGTTCATGAAAGGTGCTCATCGCCATCGGGCTGTTCTCGATGTTCTCGCTCATGTGCTGCTACTCCTCTCAGTCGAAAAAGCCGCGGATCTTGACCCCGTTCTCATCGAGATCGGCACGCAGCCCGTCACTGACGTGCGGCTCCACGTGCGCCTTGACCCACGCGATGAAGGGCGCGGAGCAGTCCGAAGGTCGGACGTAGAACCCGTGCGGGTGCTCCGGCGTTGAGGCGGCAGTCACCCGACGAGCCGACTCGAACTCCTCATCCTCCATCAGCCGCTGAAAGTCCCTCCATCGTTTGGGCACCTCGCGGAGGTGCACCGCCGTGCGCGGTGGCTCCTTCGCCTTCGGCCAGAAGCTTCCAGCAGCATCGGGGCGCGCCCATTCGATCGCAACGACTTCGGCGTGCACCGCCCGAACCCATGCGGCGAAGGAGGGATCGACCATCGACGGCGTGACGTAGAACGCGATCGAGATGATGCGCCGGGCCTCGATGAAGCATGCCTCCATCTTCTGTCGCGCCTCCCGCTGTTCCCAGGTGTTACACTCAGCGCTCGCGAGATGCCGAATGCCCTCGGAGATCAGTTCGTCGACGCGCGCGCGGGCAGCGATGTGCTGGTCGAGCGGCACGCGCGTGATCGTCGGGCTCGACGTCGCCACGACGTCACATGTCACGTCGGCGTCGATGCCGAGCGCGCGGAGATCAAAGGTGCGCTTCGTCAACATGCATCACCTCCAGGACTCGCCGGCATCTTTGTGAAACGCGGTGGTGTCGGGTAGAAGTGCTCGCGCTGGCACGGGTGCGTCATGCCATGAGGAAGTGCCATCTGCTTTATCTCCTGCGGCATCAAAGGCCGCGATCAGACCACGTAACGAAGTTGCGCCCGCTCGGCTTGCGCGTCGCGAGCGGTGACATGCTCAGTGCTCCATCGGCATCCGCGATCGCGGAGGTGAGCAAGAGAGCGGCGTAGTCGTCATGTCCCGTGCGGGCGCCGTAGGTGAGCGCGCCAGTCGTGGTGAATTTCTCCGAGAACGCGTGAAGCTGTTTCCGCATGGTCTCATGGGTTGCGATCGTGATAGCGCCATCACGAAGCCACCCGCGAATCAACCCGACGGCCGCCGTCTTGTTGCTGTTGGTCCAGTCGTACGCGGTGAAGTTGTAGCCGCGCGCCGCGAACGCGGCTTCGAGCATGAGAGCTTCGCGTTGGTCGGACACCACGCGACGGATGGCGTGCTCCTCGCAGACGGCGCAGAGTCGATCCACGACGTCATCACCGCGCATGTTCTGCCAGAATGCGCCATCGATACCGCCGATCTCGTCGACCTGGAGGAAGGGGATGATCTGGCCGGTGTAGTCGCTTCGCACGATCCGGTTGCCGCGGGCGTCGAGTGCGTAGGCACAGCTGCCCGCGATCACGCGGCCCCACTCGTCGGTGAGATCAGTGGTCATGTATGCGGCAAACGGAAGCAGCGGCCACGACCAGCCGACGACAGCGTATGTGAACGAATCATTGCGCCCGCTCGATGGGTCGAGCACGAGGACCCGTTCGCCAGCATGGTACGAGCAGCCCGGATCGCGAAACGCTCGATCGACTGCATCGGGATCGAATGCAGCGGAGATCGCAGCCTGGGGGATCGCCCGGTACTCGCGAGCCCACACCCGCGCGTCGGCTTCGAGCGCGCGCGTGTCCTGCTCCGAGATCGAGGGGTTCGCGGTCCACGTCGGCGCGTGTGCCACGCACTGCGTTGGCGTCTCGCCCCGCTCGAACGCGTCATAGTGCGCGTCGAGCGTCGACAACGGCGACGAGGAGAGGAACAGCCGCGCCTGGGGTTGCGTCGCCATCGTCGGACGGAGAGAGGCGAGGACTTCCTCAGCTGGGTTGGCTCCCGTATCTCGGTCCTGCCACTTCGCCACCTCGTCGCAGATCGCCGCGATGGCGGTGAAGCCGGAGACCCCCGCGATCGAGGCGGCGAAGACCTTGAACGCGACCGGCGCCCCGTCGTCGCGCTGCAACTCGATGGCCTCGCCGGCCTTCCGGAAGTCGACGCCGAGCGCGCGGAGAATCGCCTCGATGGTCCGCAGGCGGGACGCTGCCTCGTCCCGCGAGGTCGACACGATCGGCACCGTCCCAACATCGCCGGGCGGGATGTCGTGCTCACCGAACAGCGCCTCGACCACCGCGAGGCGGCAGAGGGTGGACGACTTGCCCCCCCGGCGTCCGACGCGCAGCACGAGGGTGCGCCGGCCGGAGAGGTAGAAGCGTTCGAGGGTCGACCACCACCACGCCGAGATCGCTGGGAAGCCCTGCGCCACGAGCTCCGCGTCTACGGCGCGAAGGTGGTCGAGGATGCGGCGACCGTGATCGCTCACGTGTCGCTGTCGCCCTCGGCGTGCTCGTTCAGTCGAGCCGCAGCACGCTCGCGAACGCGATCGAGCGCCGTGCGGCGGCTGGAGCCGCGCGCCTTCGCTTCGCGGGCGGCGAGCTCCCATGCGGCTAGTTCGTTCTGCCTCGCCTCCGCGGCGAGCGCCGACGCGCGCTTGAGCAGCTCAGGATCGCCGATCGCAGCGCCTTGGTTCTGAAGGTACCGCGATGACGCGAGGGCGAGCGCGGCCGACTCGACTAGCGCGCCGACGCCGGCCGAGATCTCCCCGCCGTGCGCCGCGGCGAGTTCACGGCGTCGGTGAGCACCGTACCGCCGACCCCATTTGGCGAAGGGCCTGAAGGCGTCGGACGTCGAGTCGATGCCGCCCACACCTCCGAGAGCACCGGCGCGGAGCCGTCGCGCCCGTGCCGCCGTGTTGCCGCGGGTAAACCGCCCATCA
Protein-coding regions in this window:
- a CDS encoding helix-turn-helix domain-containing protein; this translates as MYVAANVRRIRLKRDMTQEALAEAADLHLTFIQRIEAGRVNPSVGVLVQLADALEVSPGILLRPATMPEVKRGRPRKAPE
- a CDS encoding terminase large subunit domain-containing protein is translated as MSDHGRRILDHLRAVDAELVAQGFPAISAWWWSTLERFYLSGRRTLVLRVGRRGGKSSTLCRLAVVEALFGEHDIPPGDVGTVPIVSTSRDEAASRLRTIEAILRALGVDFRKAGEAIELQRDDGAPVAFKVFAASIAGVSGFTAIAAICDEVAKWQDRDTGANPAEEVLASLRPTMATQPQARLFLSSSPLSTLDAHYDAFERGETPTQCVAHAPTWTANPSISEQDTRALEADARVWAREYRAIPQAAISAAFDPDAVDRAFRDPGCSYHAGERVLVLDPSSGRNDSFTYAVVGWSWPLLPFAAYMTTDLTDEWGRVIAGSCAYALDARGNRIVRSDYTGQIIPFLQVDEIGGIDGAFWQNMRGDDVVDRLCAVCEEHAIRRVVSDQREALMLEAAFAARGYNFTAYDWTNSNKTAAVGLIRGWLRDGAITIATHETMRKQLHAFSEKFTTTGALTYGARTGHDDYAALLLTSAIADADGALSMSPLATRKPSGRNFVTWSDRGL